Proteins from a single region of Acinonyx jubatus isolate Ajub_Pintada_27869175 chromosome D3, VMU_Ajub_asm_v1.0, whole genome shotgun sequence:
- the CD3H12orf43 gene encoding protein CUSTOS isoform X3, protein MAAPSGPLSALESSSSSSSDEEELARCREAAMPAWGLEHRSRGPEKPKADAANNQLPASQPSLRRKADEHEQDGNELQTTPEFRAHVAKKLGALLDSSITISEVVKEPKKTEIQKVPPEDDGFRLFFTSIPGDSDKKAAPQPSRKRFPSGSSSEDSDEEWQRCREAAVSASDILQESAIHGPVKVEKEAKKKKKKLKKKAKKEAGADSVAPAATTTTSGATIGKQEKHSPRLNGDQTSLGTKKKRRRKKAKASEASPIPPIKRAVAVPAN, encoded by the exons ATGGCCGCGCCCAGTGGCCCCCTGAGCGCTTtggagagcagcagcagcagcagcagcgatgAGGAGGAGCTGGCACGGTGCCGCGAGGCAGCGATGCCGGCCTGGGGCTTGGAGCATCGCTCGAGGGGGCCGGAGAAGCCAAAAGCCG ATGCCGCAAATAATCAgttgccagccagccagccaagcCTCAG GCGGAAAGCGGACGAACATGAACAAGATGGCAATGAGCTTCAGACCACCCCTGAATTCCGAGCCCACGTAGCCAAGAAACTGGGAGCCCTGCTGGACAG CTCAATTACCATCTCAGAAGTAGTGAAGGAGCCGAAAAAGACTGAAATACAGAAAGTCCCCCCGGAGGATGATG GCTTCCgccttttcttcacatccatCCCCGGAGACTCCGACAAGAAAGCTGCTCCCCAGCCCAGCCGAAAGCGCTTCCCTTCCGGCTCCAG CAGCGAGGACAGCGACGAGGAGTGGCAGCGGTGCCGGGAGGCGGCCGTGTCAGCCTCCGACATCCTCCAGGAATCTGCCATCCATGGCCCTGTCAAAGtggagaaagaggcaaagaagaagaaaaagaagttgaaaaagaaagccaagaagGAGGCCGGTGCCGACTCGGTCGCCCcggccgccaccaccaccacaagcGGGGCCACCATAGGGAAGCAGGAAAAGCATTCACCCAGGCTCAATGGAGACCAGACATCACTTGGGaccaaaaagaagagaaggaggaaaaaagcaaaggCCAGCGAGGCTTCCCCAATCCCACCAATAAAGAGGGCAGTGGCCGTGCCTGCCAACTGA
- the CD3H12orf43 gene encoding protein CUSTOS isoform X4, giving the protein MAAPSGPLSALESSSSSSSDEEELARCREAAMPAWGLEHRSRGPEKPKADAANNQLPASQPSLRRKADEHEQDGNELQTTPEFRAHVAKKLGALLDSSITISEVVKEPKKTEIQKVPPEDDGFRLFFTSIPGDSDKKAAPQPSRKRFPSGSSEDSDEEWQRCREAAVSASDILQESAIHGPVKVEKEAKKKKKKLKKKAKKEAGADSVAPAATTTTSGATIGKQEKHSPRLNGDQTSLGTKKKRRRKKAKASEASPIPPIKRAVAVPAN; this is encoded by the exons ATGGCCGCGCCCAGTGGCCCCCTGAGCGCTTtggagagcagcagcagcagcagcagcgatgAGGAGGAGCTGGCACGGTGCCGCGAGGCAGCGATGCCGGCCTGGGGCTTGGAGCATCGCTCGAGGGGGCCGGAGAAGCCAAAAGCCG ATGCCGCAAATAATCAgttgccagccagccagccaagcCTCAG GCGGAAAGCGGACGAACATGAACAAGATGGCAATGAGCTTCAGACCACCCCTGAATTCCGAGCCCACGTAGCCAAGAAACTGGGAGCCCTGCTGGACAG CTCAATTACCATCTCAGAAGTAGTGAAGGAGCCGAAAAAGACTGAAATACAGAAAGTCCCCCCGGAGGATGATG GCTTCCgccttttcttcacatccatCCCCGGAGACTCCGACAAGAAAGCTGCTCCCCAGCCCAGCCGAAAGCGCTTCCCTTCCGGCTCCAG CGAGGACAGCGACGAGGAGTGGCAGCGGTGCCGGGAGGCGGCCGTGTCAGCCTCCGACATCCTCCAGGAATCTGCCATCCATGGCCCTGTCAAAGtggagaaagaggcaaagaagaagaaaaagaagttgaaaaagaaagccaagaagGAGGCCGGTGCCGACTCGGTCGCCCcggccgccaccaccaccacaagcGGGGCCACCATAGGGAAGCAGGAAAAGCATTCACCCAGGCTCAATGGAGACCAGACATCACTTGGGaccaaaaagaagagaaggaggaaaaaagcaaaggCCAGCGAGGCTTCCCCAATCCCACCAATAAAGAGGGCAGTGGCCGTGCCTGCCAACTGA